A region from the Hyalangium gracile genome encodes:
- a CDS encoding RDD family protein, which produces MELSPSMVVEVASNSSAGFGLRLAARLIDLLFGLLVMALGGALGALLLRILVSRGAVHGEWSATDRLMSPAGMAWGLLGGLLYCVTAEAVGGATLGKLLLRLRVTSEDLTPSTFKGALLRNAALCVDALGIPAYRAMTHSLMSQRLGDQWGHTVVLRASAVPPDSRRSTGLLVLGVLGGTLLWALWVAMTLVLRAL; this is translated from the coding sequence ATGGAACTGTCTCCCTCGATGGTCGTGGAGGTGGCGAGCAACAGCTCGGCCGGCTTCGGCCTGCGCCTGGCGGCTCGCCTCATCGACCTGCTCTTCGGTCTCCTGGTCATGGCCCTCGGTGGCGCGCTCGGCGCCCTGCTCCTGCGCATACTCGTGTCCCGAGGCGCGGTTCACGGAGAGTGGAGTGCCACGGACCGGCTGATGTCGCCCGCCGGCATGGCGTGGGGGCTGCTCGGAGGGCTGCTGTACTGCGTCACGGCCGAAGCCGTGGGCGGCGCCACGCTGGGAAAGCTCCTCCTGCGGCTGCGCGTCACCTCGGAGGACCTCACGCCCTCCACCTTCAAGGGAGCCCTCCTGCGCAACGCGGCGCTCTGCGTCGATGCGCTGGGCATCCCCGCCTACCGGGCCATGACGCACTCGCTCATGAGCCAGCGCCTCGGTGACCAGTGGGGCCACACCGTCGTGCTCCGCGCCAGCGCCGTCCCTCCCGACTCTCGCAGGAGCACGGGCCTGCTCGTGCTGGGCGTCCTCGGTGGCACCCTGCTCTGGGCGCTCTGGGTCGCCATGACCCTCGTCCTCCGCGCGCTGTAG
- a CDS encoding serine/threonine-protein kinase, with the protein MMSKDDPTWDLPAARKSGSGSGLDSTLPGRAAASKEAVAQALPLVQVDRYDISGEFAHGAIGRILKARDRHLDRPVAIKELINRGGDVEVRFVTEALITARLQHPSIVPVYEAGRWATGEPFYAMKFVSGRSLADVISEKRTLQERLALLPHVLAVAEAIAYAHTERIIHRDLKPANVLVGAFGETVVIDWGLAKDLAKESTGEASLPPTPAGADPSLTQLGMVVGTPAYMPPEQAAGRPVDERADVYALGAILYHLLAGTRPYDSGSSAQVIDQVVRGPPLSLSSRQKGIPADLLAIVAKAMARDPADRYATARELAEDLRRFQTGQIVGAHAYSLGERFWRFVRRYRAAVAVTAVALLILATVGTVGVLRVMAERDRAERKQEEAELARRDAESARQQALDRADELTLLHARTSMERDPNETITWLRSLSPGFHQWSAVRTIAADARARGFATVLRGHTQTVDDVAFSLDGRYLITSSDDKTIRLWDMQRGGSRTLTGHTDEVWRVVPAPDGKHFASASKDRTVRLWNLETEESRILATHPGAADSVAFTPDGRRFVSTSRGDDLLRIWEVASGKLLRSFKTGMGPLNLLVLSPTGRYALVKPMRGSRAQVWDLEQGTFHSLEHQNTVMAIAFSPRGDVVATGAMDQTVRAWDVRTGKQRLLGEKLGDISYLAFSPDGQRLAAGNSEGQLRLWDMPTGKSELLGTHDGRVNEILFFRDGRLMATSSDDRTAQLWDLTTGHSRALRGHQGAAYAMDFSPDGRWIAIGSYDGTTRIFGVKADANRLLTKSPVFLSALAVSPDGRQLAAAGADTLRLVEVETGTTTALAEPHLTEPPLLTYSPDGRWLATGGRDEWVRLWDTTTGRLVRKLEGHAGPVTALVFRRDSQGLATADSKGMVRVWELGSGQVLALGHHEHEVFALAFSQDGVKLASGGARGNIRLWELATGSFQELRGHEDKVRSLIFSPDGKRLVSGSMDHTLRIWDLATGKSKPSNASGNGVQKVLMSADGSLLISSSEKDSTLRLWDGQTGDPRGELKGHQGDITDFALSPDGRRAVSSSIDRTVRLFDLETNENRVLRGHAGRVTSVVFLDDRHMASVGWDGTVRYWSDDLPTSPEELRAWMMTIESGR; encoded by the coding sequence ATGATGAGTAAGGACGATCCAACATGGGACTTGCCCGCCGCTCGCAAGAGCGGCTCGGGCTCCGGGCTCGACTCGACGCTGCCCGGCCGTGCCGCCGCGTCCAAGGAGGCCGTGGCCCAGGCCCTGCCCCTGGTGCAGGTGGATCGCTACGACATCTCGGGTGAGTTCGCCCACGGAGCCATCGGCCGCATCCTCAAGGCCCGCGATCGCCACCTGGACCGGCCGGTGGCCATCAAGGAGCTGATCAACCGGGGCGGCGACGTGGAGGTCCGCTTCGTCACCGAGGCGCTCATCACCGCCCGGCTCCAGCACCCCTCCATCGTCCCCGTCTACGAGGCCGGGCGCTGGGCCACGGGCGAGCCCTTCTACGCGATGAAGTTCGTCTCCGGCCGCTCGCTGGCGGACGTCATCTCCGAGAAGAGGACGCTGCAGGAGCGGCTGGCCCTGCTGCCGCACGTGCTCGCGGTGGCCGAGGCCATCGCCTACGCCCACACCGAGCGCATCATCCACCGCGACCTCAAGCCCGCCAACGTGCTGGTGGGCGCCTTCGGCGAGACGGTCGTCATCGACTGGGGCCTGGCCAAGGATCTCGCCAAGGAGAGCACGGGCGAGGCCAGCCTCCCTCCCACCCCGGCCGGGGCGGACCCGTCGCTGACACAGCTCGGGATGGTGGTGGGCACGCCGGCGTACATGCCTCCGGAGCAGGCCGCGGGCCGCCCCGTGGACGAGCGCGCCGACGTGTACGCGCTGGGCGCCATCCTCTACCACCTGCTGGCGGGCACCCGGCCCTATGACAGCGGCTCGTCCGCGCAGGTGATCGATCAGGTGGTGCGCGGCCCGCCGCTGTCGCTCAGCTCGCGGCAGAAGGGCATCCCCGCGGACCTGCTGGCCATCGTCGCCAAGGCCATGGCGCGTGACCCGGCGGACCGCTACGCCACCGCGCGAGAGCTGGCGGAGGACCTGCGGCGCTTCCAGACGGGACAGATCGTCGGCGCGCACGCGTACTCGCTGGGCGAGCGCTTCTGGCGCTTCGTGCGGCGCTACCGGGCGGCCGTGGCGGTGACGGCGGTGGCCCTGCTGATCCTGGCCACGGTGGGCACGGTGGGCGTGCTGCGCGTGATGGCCGAGCGAGACCGCGCCGAGCGCAAGCAGGAGGAGGCCGAGCTCGCCCGGCGCGACGCGGAGAGCGCGCGCCAGCAGGCCCTGGATCGCGCCGACGAGCTCACCCTGCTGCACGCCCGCACCTCCATGGAGCGCGATCCGAACGAGACCATCACCTGGCTGCGCAGCCTCTCGCCCGGGTTCCATCAATGGTCGGCGGTGCGGACGATCGCGGCGGACGCCCGGGCGCGCGGCTTCGCCACCGTGCTGCGGGGCCACACGCAGACCGTGGATGACGTGGCCTTCAGCCTGGACGGCCGGTACCTCATCACCAGCAGCGACGACAAGACGATCCGGCTCTGGGACATGCAGCGCGGCGGCTCCCGCACCCTCACCGGCCACACGGACGAGGTGTGGCGCGTGGTGCCCGCACCGGACGGCAAGCACTTCGCCAGCGCCAGCAAGGACCGCACGGTGCGCCTGTGGAACCTGGAGACCGAGGAGAGCCGGATCCTCGCCACCCACCCGGGGGCGGCGGACTCCGTGGCCTTCACTCCGGATGGCCGCCGCTTCGTGTCCACCAGCCGGGGGGATGATCTGCTGCGCATCTGGGAGGTGGCCTCCGGGAAGCTCTTGCGGAGCTTCAAGACGGGGATGGGCCCCCTCAACCTGCTGGTGCTGTCTCCCACCGGGCGGTATGCGCTCGTGAAGCCCATGCGGGGCTCCCGCGCGCAGGTCTGGGACCTGGAGCAGGGCACCTTCCACTCCCTGGAGCACCAGAACACCGTGATGGCCATCGCGTTCTCTCCTCGGGGGGACGTCGTCGCCACGGGAGCCATGGACCAGACCGTCCGGGCCTGGGACGTGCGCACGGGCAAGCAGCGGCTCCTGGGCGAGAAGCTCGGCGACATCTCGTACCTGGCCTTCTCGCCGGATGGACAGCGGCTGGCGGCGGGGAACTCGGAAGGGCAGCTCCGACTGTGGGACATGCCCACCGGCAAGAGCGAGCTGCTGGGGACGCACGACGGCCGCGTCAACGAGATCCTCTTCTTCCGGGACGGCCGCCTGATGGCCACCAGCAGCGACGATCGCACCGCGCAGCTGTGGGATCTGACCACCGGCCACAGCCGCGCGCTTCGCGGGCACCAGGGCGCCGCGTACGCGATGGACTTCTCTCCGGACGGGCGGTGGATCGCCATCGGCAGCTATGACGGCACCACCCGCATCTTCGGCGTGAAGGCGGATGCCAACCGGCTGCTCACGAAGAGCCCCGTGTTCCTGAGCGCGCTGGCGGTCTCTCCCGACGGCCGGCAGCTCGCCGCCGCGGGAGCGGACACGCTGCGCCTGGTGGAGGTGGAGACGGGGACCACGACGGCCCTGGCGGAGCCCCACCTCACCGAGCCCCCCCTCCTGACGTACTCGCCCGATGGCCGATGGCTGGCCACCGGCGGGAGGGACGAGTGGGTGAGGCTGTGGGACACCACCACGGGCAGGCTCGTGCGCAAGCTGGAGGGCCATGCCGGCCCCGTCACCGCGCTCGTCTTCCGACGCGACAGCCAGGGGCTCGCCACCGCGGACTCCAAGGGCATGGTCCGGGTGTGGGAGCTCGGCTCCGGGCAGGTGCTCGCCCTCGGCCACCACGAGCACGAGGTGTTCGCGCTGGCCTTCTCCCAGGACGGAGTGAAGCTCGCGTCCGGGGGCGCGCGGGGGAACATCCGGCTGTGGGAGCTGGCCACGGGCAGCTTCCAGGAGCTTCGGGGCCACGAGGACAAGGTGCGCAGCCTGATCTTCTCGCCGGATGGCAAGCGGCTGGTCAGCGGGAGCATGGACCACACCTTGCGCATCTGGGACCTCGCGACGGGCAAGAGCAAGCCGTCGAACGCGAGCGGCAATGGCGTCCAGAAGGTCCTCATGTCCGCGGACGGCTCATTGCTGATCAGCTCGAGCGAGAAGGACAGCACCCTGCGGCTGTGGGATGGCCAGACGGGCGACCCTCGCGGCGAGCTCAAGGGCCACCAGGGCGACATCACCGACTTCGCGCTGTCGCCGGACGGCCGGCGGGCGGTCTCGTCGAGCATCGATCGAACGGTGCGGCTGTTCGATCTGGAGACCAACGAGAACCGGGTGCTGCGAGGCCACGCCGGGCGCGTCACGAGCGTGGTCTTCCTGGATGACCGGCACATGGCCTCGGTGGGCTGGGATGGGACCGTGCGGTACTGGTCGGACGACCTGCCCACGAGCCCGGAGGAGCTGCGCGCCTGGATGATGACGATCGAGAGCGGCCGGTGA
- a CDS encoding alpha/beta hydrolase-fold protein yields MAPQTLEARALKQGSPVIDGDTATFVWRGRKPVLVHGDFQDWSGQPLPLERVSPSLWTRTLTLPRDAYVEYSLSDARGRKVEDPLNRQLTDNGFGGFNHSFSMPEHTPTPLARQLRGKAARGRITRHQVQTWELAVGDTREVVLYEPPVAGPHPLVVVLDGTDYLRRASLVTVVDNLIREKRIRPVALAMVANGGPARTVEYACSEATLGFLLNKVLPLAREKLPLIDERRKPGVHGVLGASLGGLMALYTGMRAPHVFGRVLSQSGAFALRNYDFVLSTHDFVVFELARAPQRRRLSVWLDCGSFERLTEGNRLILPVLEQAGHRVHYREYSGGHNYPAWRDDVWRGLEWLYPYR; encoded by the coding sequence ATGGCCCCCCAGACGCTGGAAGCACGAGCTCTCAAGCAGGGCTCGCCCGTCATCGATGGAGACACCGCCACCTTCGTGTGGCGCGGGCGCAAGCCTGTCCTCGTTCATGGGGACTTCCAGGACTGGAGCGGACAACCCCTGCCGCTGGAGCGGGTGTCCCCCTCGCTGTGGACCCGTACGCTCACGCTCCCGCGAGATGCCTACGTCGAGTACTCGCTCTCCGATGCTCGTGGCCGCAAGGTGGAGGATCCCCTCAACCGCCAGCTCACCGACAACGGGTTCGGCGGCTTCAACCACTCCTTCTCCATGCCCGAGCACACGCCCACGCCGCTGGCTCGGCAACTCCGCGGAAAGGCCGCGCGCGGCCGCATCACCCGCCACCAGGTACAGACCTGGGAGCTCGCCGTCGGAGACACCCGCGAGGTGGTCCTCTATGAGCCTCCCGTGGCCGGCCCCCACCCGCTCGTGGTGGTGCTCGACGGGACGGACTATCTGCGCCGCGCGAGCCTCGTCACCGTGGTGGACAACCTCATCCGTGAGAAGCGCATCCGCCCCGTGGCCCTCGCCATGGTCGCCAATGGCGGCCCGGCTCGCACCGTGGAGTACGCGTGCAGCGAGGCCACACTGGGCTTCCTGCTCAACAAGGTCCTCCCGCTCGCCCGGGAGAAGCTCCCGCTCATCGACGAGCGTCGCAAGCCCGGCGTCCACGGCGTCCTCGGCGCGTCCCTCGGCGGGCTGATGGCCCTCTACACCGGAATGCGCGCTCCCCACGTCTTCGGACGCGTACTCAGCCAGTCCGGCGCCTTCGCCCTCAGGAACTACGACTTCGTCCTCTCCACCCACGACTTCGTCGTGTTCGAGCTCGCCCGAGCACCCCAGCGCCGACGCCTCTCGGTGTGGCTCGACTGCGGCTCCTTCGAGCGCCTCACCGAGGGCAACCGACTCATCCTCCCCGTCCTCGAGCAAGCCGGGCATCGCGTCCACTACCGCGAGTACTCCGGAGGCCACAACTACCCGGCCTGGCGAGACGATGTGTGGCGGGGCCTCGAGTGGCTCTACCCGTACCGGTAG
- the sitA6 gene encoding SitA6 family polymorphic toxin lipoprotein, whose amino-acid sequence MRVPLPPLILICLSALLLSACGTTSPSTRAWEHAARDAPSACEEPGADQCIVFACDGEDGVCGIFSCEDVDLEAVASASLAYGAEWALGGAYRPPLRGPVPFRNWRNMGVREGARPRMMFHFRYRFGYLPAFPRYEGRVVRHHLFPQAPEFREWFARSGIDIHQYTMLIPEHVHRQIHGGVGRGGLWNEAWRAYREANPNRQHPDALLRHALELAFRYELIGPIVPYNRPVRPIGPQLYQN is encoded by the coding sequence ATGAGAGTACCCCTTCCGCCCCTGATCCTGATCTGTCTCTCCGCGCTCCTGTTGTCCGCCTGTGGCACCACATCTCCCTCCACACGCGCTTGGGAGCATGCAGCGCGAGACGCTCCCAGTGCATGTGAGGAGCCCGGCGCGGACCAGTGCATCGTGTTTGCGTGCGATGGCGAGGATGGTGTGTGCGGCATCTTCAGCTGTGAGGACGTGGATCTCGAAGCAGTCGCGAGTGCCTCCTTGGCGTACGGCGCGGAGTGGGCGCTGGGAGGCGCCTACCGCCCACCCCTGCGAGGCCCCGTCCCATTCCGTAACTGGAGGAACATGGGCGTGCGGGAGGGTGCGCGACCTCGGATGATGTTCCACTTCCGCTACCGCTTCGGCTACCTCCCTGCATTCCCCAGGTATGAGGGGAGGGTGGTCAGGCACCACCTGTTCCCCCAAGCACCGGAGTTCCGAGAGTGGTTCGCGAGGTCAGGTATTGATATCCACCAGTACACCATGCTCATTCCGGAGCACGTTCACCGCCAGATTCATGGAGGAGTCGGTCGCGGCGGGTTATGGAACGAGGCTTGGCGTGCGTACAGGGAGGCGAATCCCAATCGCCAGCATCCAGACGCCCTTCTTCGTCACGCTCTGGAGCTGGCCTTTCGCTACGAGTTGATCGGCCCCATCGTGCCGTACAATCGTCCGGTGCGACCCATCGGCCCCCAGCTCTACCAGAACTGA
- a CDS encoding TPM domain-containing protein, protein MTATESSLRAWVARVLVVPGLLLWALGTPAWGETVASLSRSPRSPWVVDGTGGLDEGTRAELNRLGTEVDQSGLGQLLFVVVATTEGRPPRTFGTELFNRWKLGHSRRNDGVLLLVALLDRKAEIILGDGVDTPADVTRSEVLMQQRIIPALKRRQIGEAMLEGGRGLKALLAQAPLNEGMGRVMDRPTPVTGEPAKPRAKEPPPVGPEPKEFLDDEGMYVDLRTSSASGDEETAGSSSGAPRPSSSSAGGSGVTVHSSVSPWVWAVVGGFILFLLVANALRRRGVACESCGSTSVKVSTSTLLPATDGSDGLVEVTVRCRRCGHVGTSAREVSSRRRSRSHHDTHGGGHSSGRGASGNW, encoded by the coding sequence TTGACCGCGACAGAAAGCTCGCTTCGGGCGTGGGTGGCTCGGGTGCTGGTGGTGCCGGGGCTGCTGCTCTGGGCGCTGGGCACACCGGCCTGGGGAGAGACGGTGGCGTCCCTGTCCCGGTCGCCGCGCAGCCCCTGGGTGGTGGATGGGACGGGAGGACTGGACGAGGGGACGCGCGCGGAGCTGAACCGGCTGGGCACGGAGGTGGATCAGAGCGGGCTTGGGCAGCTGCTCTTCGTGGTGGTGGCCACCACCGAGGGGCGTCCGCCGCGAACCTTCGGCACGGAGCTGTTCAACCGGTGGAAGCTCGGTCACAGCCGGCGCAACGATGGCGTGCTCCTGCTCGTCGCGCTGCTGGATCGCAAGGCGGAGATCATCCTGGGGGACGGCGTGGACACGCCCGCGGATGTGACGCGCAGCGAGGTGTTGATGCAGCAGCGCATCATCCCGGCACTCAAGAGGAGGCAGATCGGCGAAGCGATGCTCGAGGGCGGCCGGGGCTTGAAGGCGCTGCTGGCCCAGGCCCCGCTCAACGAGGGGATGGGGCGCGTGATGGATCGGCCCACTCCGGTGACGGGAGAGCCCGCGAAGCCTCGCGCCAAGGAGCCTCCGCCTGTGGGGCCCGAGCCCAAGGAGTTCCTGGACGACGAGGGGATGTACGTCGACCTGCGTACGTCCAGCGCCTCTGGAGACGAGGAGACGGCGGGCTCGAGCTCCGGGGCCCCGAGGCCCTCTTCTTCGAGCGCGGGGGGCTCAGGGGTGACGGTGCACTCCTCGGTCTCGCCGTGGGTTTGGGCGGTGGTGGGCGGGTTCATCCTGTTCCTGCTGGTGGCGAACGCGCTGCGCCGTCGTGGGGTCGCTTGTGAGAGCTGTGGCTCGACGAGCGTCAAGGTGTCCACCTCCACGCTGCTCCCGGCGACGGACGGCAGTGACGGGCTGGTGGAGGTGACGGTGCGGTGTCGGCGCTGCGGCCATGTGGGCACGTCCGCGCGGGAAGTCTCGTCGCGGAGGCGCTCGCGTTCGCACCACGACACGCACGGCGGCGGACACTCGTCGGGGCGAGGCGCCAGCGGGAACTGGTGA
- a CDS encoding SDR family oxidoreductase yields the protein MAEGQFILITGATAGIGLQTALDLAQLGARLVVHGRSTAKVDEARRAIEKVGGQAEGVAFELTSLKSVRQGAEELARRFSRLDVLVNNAGVFMNERVLTEDGLETTFQVNHLAPFLLTNLLLKGPLTGPGARVVNVSSIAHSRGRMRFEDLQLTRGFQGYAAYAQSKLANILFTLELAEHLPPARITANCLHPGVVSTKLLTQGFGMSGSDTVEEAAATSVFLAASPAVEGVTGRYFARQREVSPAPQALEVSARKQLWEVSEQLCGLSG from the coding sequence ATGGCGGAAGGACAATTCATCCTCATCACTGGAGCCACGGCGGGCATCGGCCTGCAGACGGCGCTCGACCTGGCCCAGCTGGGCGCGCGGCTCGTGGTGCACGGCCGCAGCACGGCGAAGGTGGACGAGGCCCGGCGCGCCATCGAGAAGGTGGGCGGACAGGCCGAGGGCGTCGCGTTCGAGCTGACCTCCTTGAAGAGCGTGCGGCAGGGCGCGGAGGAGCTCGCGCGACGCTTCTCCCGGCTGGACGTGCTCGTGAACAACGCGGGCGTCTTCATGAACGAGCGCGTGCTCACCGAGGACGGCCTGGAGACGACGTTCCAGGTCAATCACCTGGCGCCCTTCCTCCTGACGAACCTGCTGCTGAAGGGCCCGCTCACGGGGCCCGGCGCACGCGTGGTGAACGTGAGCTCCATCGCGCACAGCCGGGGACGGATGCGCTTCGAGGACCTCCAGCTCACCCGCGGCTTCCAGGGCTACGCGGCCTACGCCCAGTCGAAGCTGGCCAACATCCTCTTCACCCTCGAGCTGGCCGAGCACCTGCCGCCCGCGCGAATCACCGCGAACTGCCTGCACCCGGGCGTGGTGAGCACGAAGCTGCTCACCCAGGGCTTCGGCATGAGCGGGAGCGACACGGTGGAGGAGGCCGCGGCCACCTCCGTGTTCCTGGCCGCCTCCCCCGCCGTCGAGGGCGTCACGGGCCGCTACTTCGCCCGCCAGCGCGAGGTGAGCCCCGCCCCGCAGGCCCTCGAGGTGAGCGCGCGCAAGCAGCTGTGGGAAGTCAGCGAGCAGCTCTGCGGACTGAGCGGGTAG
- a CDS encoding N-acyl-D-amino-acid deacylase family protein — MDLIIENGLVFDGLGGAPRACHVGIQGDTVAALSEAPLPRTPATRVIDARGHWVMPGFIDFHTHYDAEVELAPSLSESVRHGVTTVVLGSCSLSLAVGTPEDLADMFCRVEAIPYATVRSLLEERKSWETLGGYLEHLDSLPLGPHVASFLGHSALRSHVMGLHRSLEQRTRPSTEELARMESLVREGLDLGYLGLSIQTLKWDKMGGSRDIRSRPLPSTFARWSEYRRLTRLLRERGRVFQGVPNVSTKVNVLLFLLESVGLFRKPLKTTVISMMDARASRGIHRLVGVLSRTFNRLLGADFRWQALPEVFDLWADGIDLVVFEEFGAGTAALHLQDAASRAELLRDPAYRERFRRQWTSRWLPKAFHRDFNQSQILDCPNESLVGKSFAQVAQEQGRHAVDVFLDLVATYGDALRWFTVMANDRPQELDFICQHPDVLIGFSDAGAHLRNMAHYNFPLRLLRRVREAERRGQPFMSMERAVHRLTGEIGQWMGLDAGVLAQGKRADVVVVNPEGLDETLEVATEAPMENFGGFVRLVRRNDAAVKAVLISGREAVSEGSVSSRLGQERGFGRVLRAS; from the coding sequence ATGGACCTCATCATCGAGAATGGCCTCGTCTTCGATGGGCTCGGCGGCGCGCCACGCGCGTGTCATGTGGGCATCCAGGGAGACACCGTGGCCGCGCTCTCCGAGGCGCCGCTGCCGCGGACACCCGCCACGCGAGTCATCGACGCGCGCGGGCACTGGGTGATGCCGGGCTTCATCGACTTCCACACGCACTATGACGCCGAGGTGGAGCTTGCCCCGTCGCTCTCGGAGTCCGTGCGGCACGGCGTCACCACCGTGGTGCTCGGGAGCTGCTCGCTGAGCCTGGCGGTGGGCACGCCCGAGGACCTGGCGGACATGTTCTGCCGCGTGGAGGCCATCCCCTACGCCACCGTGCGCTCGCTGCTCGAGGAGCGCAAGAGCTGGGAGACGTTGGGCGGGTACCTGGAGCACCTGGACTCGCTGCCGCTGGGGCCCCACGTCGCCTCGTTCCTCGGCCACTCGGCGCTGCGCTCCCATGTGATGGGGCTGCACCGCAGCCTGGAGCAGCGCACGCGTCCCAGCACCGAGGAGCTGGCACGGATGGAGTCGCTCGTCCGGGAGGGCCTGGACCTGGGCTACCTGGGCCTGTCCATCCAGACGCTCAAGTGGGACAAGATGGGCGGCAGCCGGGACATCCGCAGCAGGCCCCTGCCCTCCACCTTCGCCCGCTGGAGCGAGTACCGCCGCCTCACCCGCCTGCTGCGCGAGCGGGGCCGCGTCTTCCAGGGCGTGCCCAACGTCAGCACCAAGGTGAACGTCCTGCTCTTCCTGTTGGAGAGCGTGGGCCTGTTCCGCAAGCCGCTGAAGACCACGGTCATCTCGATGATGGACGCGCGGGCCAGCCGGGGAATCCACCGGCTGGTGGGCGTGCTCTCGCGTACGTTCAACCGCCTGCTGGGCGCGGACTTCCGGTGGCAGGCGCTGCCCGAGGTGTTCGACCTGTGGGCCGACGGCATCGACCTGGTCGTCTTCGAGGAGTTCGGCGCGGGCACGGCGGCCCTGCACCTCCAGGATGCCGCCTCGCGCGCGGAGCTGCTGAGAGACCCGGCCTACCGCGAGCGCTTCCGGCGGCAGTGGACGAGCCGCTGGCTGCCCAAGGCCTTCCACCGCGACTTCAACCAGTCGCAGATCCTCGACTGTCCGAACGAGAGCCTCGTGGGCAAGTCCTTCGCGCAGGTGGCGCAGGAGCAGGGCCGGCACGCGGTGGACGTGTTCCTGGACCTGGTGGCCACATACGGGGACGCGCTGCGCTGGTTCACGGTGATGGCGAATGACAGGCCCCAGGAGCTGGACTTCATCTGCCAGCACCCGGATGTGCTCATCGGCTTCTCGGACGCCGGAGCGCACCTGCGCAACATGGCCCACTACAACTTCCCGCTGCGGCTGCTGCGCCGGGTGCGCGAGGCCGAGCGCCGGGGGCAGCCCTTCATGAGCATGGAGCGCGCCGTGCATCGACTCACGGGGGAGATCGGCCAGTGGATGGGGCTGGATGCGGGCGTGCTCGCGCAGGGCAAGCGGGCGGACGTGGTGGTCGTGAACCCCGAGGGGCTGGATGAGACGCTCGAGGTCGCCACCGAGGCCCCGATGGAGAACTTCGGAGGTTTCGTGCGGCTGGTGCGCCGCAACGACGCGGCCGTGAAGGCGGTGCTCATCTCCGGCCGCGAGGCCGTGTCCGAGGGCTCCGTGAGCTCCCGCCTCGGGCAGGAGCGTGGCTTCGGACGAGTGCTGCGCGCGAGCTGA
- a CDS encoding response regulator transcription factor yields the protein MPGRILIIEAEKTPAEPLRQALEARGFTAEVVTHTDGLMQRISQEPPALVVLAVDLAEGQNGYLLCGKMKKDAALQRIPIIITGKPDGFDAHRKLKARADAYVARPVAPDALVEVAEQLLRGAPGEPQPSKRASSREPPPPERSQTEPGLLWGGIGAALALAAALAAGWFLLR from the coding sequence TTGCCTGGAAGAATCCTGATCATCGAAGCAGAGAAAACCCCAGCGGAGCCTCTTCGCCAGGCGCTGGAGGCGCGCGGCTTCACGGCCGAGGTAGTGACACACACCGACGGGCTCATGCAGCGCATCAGCCAGGAGCCACCCGCGCTGGTGGTCCTCGCCGTGGATCTGGCTGAGGGTCAGAACGGCTACCTGCTCTGCGGCAAGATGAAGAAGGACGCTGCCCTCCAGCGCATACCCATCATCATCACCGGCAAGCCGGACGGCTTCGACGCTCATCGCAAGCTCAAGGCCCGCGCGGATGCCTACGTCGCCCGCCCGGTAGCACCTGACGCGCTCGTCGAGGTGGCCGAGCAACTGCTGCGAGGCGCGCCCGGAGAGCCCCAGCCTTCCAAGCGCGCCTCCTCCCGAGAGCCTCCACCTCCCGAGCGCTCTCAGACCGAGCCAGGGCTTCTCTGGGGAGGCATCGGCGCGGCGCTGGCGCTCGCCGCGGCCCTGGCCGCGGGCTGGTTCCTTCTCCGGTAG
- the sitI6 gene encoding SitI6 family double-CXXCG motif immunity protein: MRFFRVIEDKALGYTGDLTNAAHKWGLPGMHCPTCDSPGGWTGLEYPCVDLSGLPARELKRLSNGWPVPLEEFERLRELVRPLAPQDALLKPGTEFGPRTGTGSGRFGHLFMQNPWSLLAQREALERLQDSGLRGLQGCALDVRFRAKNSPELWELQLVASGRLHPDCLPPDRKPPCPTCGWDEVSLPGAYWLDASSLPGHLDIFRLTDFPTLIIATERMVDAVKHLKLDGVLFHEVDVR, translated from the coding sequence ATGAGGTTCTTCAGGGTCATCGAGGACAAGGCACTCGGCTACACGGGCGACCTGACCAACGCCGCGCACAAATGGGGACTGCCAGGAATGCACTGTCCCACGTGCGATTCTCCAGGAGGGTGGACAGGGCTCGAATATCCCTGCGTGGATCTGTCGGGGCTGCCTGCACGCGAACTCAAGAGACTGTCCAACGGTTGGCCCGTTCCCCTTGAGGAGTTCGAGCGGCTACGCGAGCTGGTACGGCCGCTGGCGCCTCAGGATGCCCTGCTCAAGCCGGGAACCGAGTTCGGGCCGCGCACAGGCACGGGATCGGGACGCTTTGGTCATCTCTTCATGCAGAATCCCTGGTCGCTCCTCGCTCAGCGTGAGGCACTGGAGCGGTTGCAGGACTCAGGACTCCGCGGCCTTCAAGGCTGTGCTCTGGACGTGCGCTTTCGCGCGAAGAACTCTCCCGAACTGTGGGAGTTGCAGCTCGTGGCGTCTGGCAGATTGCACCCGGACTGCTTGCCTCCGGACCGCAAGCCTCCGTGTCCTACGTGTGGTTGGGATGAAGTCAGCCTCCCCGGTGCGTACTGGCTCGATGCCTCATCGCTCCCTGGGCACCTGGACATCTTCCGGCTCACGGACTTTCCAACGCTCATCATCGCCACCGAGCGTATGGTGGATGCGGTCAAGCATCTAAAACTGGATGGGGTCCTCTTCCATGAGGTGGACGTACGCTAG